A DNA window from Ctenopharyngodon idella isolate HZGC_01 chromosome 8, HZGC01, whole genome shotgun sequence contains the following coding sequences:
- the uxt gene encoding protein UXT — MTSGTPGINEKVLQYETFINEVLRQDLQKVLEQRDAVYEKIAQYLQLKNTIQSIQETDSKELKTDVDLGCNFYVQAHVPDASKIYVAVGYGFFVEFTHAEALKFIEKKTNQLTEYTEVLTKDAAKIKANIRMVLEGLRELQGLKDLPETRTREVF, encoded by the exons ATGACTTCTGGGACGCCAGGTATTAATGAAAAAGTCTTGCAGTATGAGACATTTATCAATGAAGTGTTGCGACAGGACTTACA GAAAGTTTTGGAGCAAAGAGATGCTGTGTATGAGAAAATAGCACAATACCTTCAGCTGAAGAACACAATACAAAGCATTCAG GAAACTGACAGCAAAGAACTCAAAACGGATGTTGACCTTGGCTGCAATTTCTATGTGCAGGCTCACGT ACCTGATGCATCAAAAATATATGTGGCAGTCGGTTATGGATTCTTTGTCGAATTCACCCATGCAGAGGCTTTGAAGTTCATAGAAAAGAAGACGAATCAGCTAACAGA GTATACTGAGGTCCTTACCAAAGATGCAGCAAAGATAAAAGCCAACATCCGCATGGTTTTGGAG GGATTGAGGGAATTGCAAGGTCTGAAGGATCTTCCAGAAACCAGAACGAGGGAGGTGTTTTAG